Genomic window (Macrobrachium nipponense isolate FS-2020 chromosome 35, ASM1510439v2, whole genome shotgun sequence):
AGATATCGCTGCaacagctgcatttaacttgtaaatagtcttctctatttttctaataattgatttctctctgctattacaactggcgagtattgcgccgatatggttcatcaggaggagtcaatttcacaaatatttcttaaaaacttatttatcacagtaaataagtaaatagatcaaaatataacatcaaaaagtaacataaaaagaaatttttttaacccAGTTGATATAATTACCACGAGAATagagttttctgaaaaagaagaggaacaagaagaagaacaagaagaaggaaATTGACATTGTTACCGTGGAAATATAGCTTTCTGAAAGACACCTcttaaagaaagaaggaaaaatgtgAAAGATTGTGTTGGAGaaccaagagaagaagaagaaggagaaggagaaggagaaggagaaggagaagaagaagaagaagaagaagaagaagaagaaggaaattgacGTTCTTACCGTGAAAATATGGCTTTCAGAAAAACACCAcctaagaaagaaggaaaaaggtgaAAGATTGTGTTGGagaaccaagaagaagaagaagaagaagaagaagaagaagaagaagaagaagaagaagaagaagaagacggcaGAATTTCTCTCGAAAGCAAAGGATCGTTGGACTGGGAATTAGAAATCTAAGCACGAGCCGAAAGACTGCTGTGAACCCAGAGTTGCAAGAAGGTGTCAAACCACCAGCGTTCCTTTGGTTGAAAATCTCGAGCAACGAATAAGGAATTCGGCCTTAAGGTCAGTTCATACCAAGAGTTATTTCGGTTGCCAAAGAACTTCTTATTGCGTTAACGAAGCCGTGGTATAAGTTccttgaaaaaaattttcatgcttttgctttttttttttttttttttttttgcagtcttGTGCCGACCAGGATTAGATTTTCTTTTAGCTCGGATGTAGACAcaaagacatatacatatatcgtatacACGTACACGCGCATATGTGcacgattatattattataatatatatatatatataaatatatatatatatatatatatatatatatatatatatatatatatatatatatatatgtgtgtgtgtgtggtgtgtgtgtgtgtgtgtgcgtgtgtgtgtgcgcgcgtgtgtatgtgtatacatatatatatatatatatatatatatatatatatatatatatatatatatatatatatatatatatatatatatatatatatatataaggctgtcACATATTGAAACCACTGTCattagtaagtaataataataataataataataataataataataataataataagttacaaCATATCTCAACCAAATTATAGCTTTATCCTTCACCTACCGCTCCAAATTTCCCAAGACATGAGAAGAGCAAATTAAATTTAGAAAGCTCAAGGCAGGTAGGCAGGACCGTATATCTGGCAATCAGCCTTTAGAGAAGTAAAAGGATTGTAACTTTCTAAAACTTTCTAATTCTAACTTTCTCCGACTATAAAACCCCTTTGCACTCGCCCTCCGGCTTCCTTTTATTCCCCaaatactaaaaagaaagaacaagTTACAAGGAAATACTTCAATTTCTCCCCTGGGGCCTCCGTCGTAAGGGAAAAACTCATTTCTAAAGGCCTGATCCTaggaatgatacacacacacacacacacacacacacacacacacatatatatatatatatatatatatatatatatatatatatatatatatatatatatatatatatatatatatatatatcatatatatatatatatatataatatatatatatacatatatatatatatatatatatatatatatatatatatatatatatatatatatatatatatatatcccgaaggaagtagtagggaaaggcatcctcatctttcaacagtttattttaatgccgacgtttcgcgacgaattccaagtcgcattttcaaggctaaaaatatatataagtttacgaacattaataattaatttaatttaatttatattaaaaatgtcatggcaacagctctcaataaagtaaaaagtaaaaagtaaaaagtaaaaagtaaaaagtgaaaagtaaaaagttaaaagttaaaagttaaaagttaaaattcaacagcacctccaaagtcaaacaaattaaaagtacaggacttcactaaaatttcagaaacacctacctatacaaaagaaagagtaagactaacacaatataggtaaaaatacagtgaggcaaaccagctgcccaaactaggctatgaacaattttacagaggacgtttgggtatttaacgacagCTGTTCATGATTCCCTGTCACTgttagataaaattatttttaccagGCTTTTTAACAAAACTGTATTTAATTTTAACAAGAAGGTTATCGAGAGACACAATAGGAAATGGGCAAGATTAGGTGTTGTTGTTCCTAAGTTAAGAGTTTGTGCACTGTTTTTAACTTCTCAAAAAGGATTTTGTCAAAAAGGGAGGAATTCTTGCTGTCCTTATGGTTGGATTTTTGTTTGCCTAATTTCAAACCTAACTACCAACAGTTCTTTTTACCAATTGAATCGCTCTTTCACCGTATTAAGGATTTGCCCTTCGACACCGATTTGAGTATTCTACAGTCCCAGATCTCATCACTAGCCCATCGCGCATTTAACAACTTAAAATCGAGATGAACGCCGTTTTTCAGCAAGGACGACTTCAATATTATAAAAAACCTGGCGAAAGAGGAGGACATCTATGATAAAGGTAAGGGTCTTGTCATTCTGGACAAAAATGAATACTTAAATAAGATgggagatattttaaatgatcaGACAAAATTTGAAAGGATAGGCGTACCTGACtattacaacattttcaaagcagaggataaaattaatagatttttaagaACACTCAAACAAAATAACGTAATTAATGATAACACTTACCAAGACTTGTTTTCTACTGGATCATCATAtggtattttatatggtctccccaaGATCCACAAAGATGGAGTTCCCTTACGCCCAATCCTCTCCTCGCGGAATACGCCTCAATataaattagccaaatttcttgtTCCCTTGTTAGAGCCCTTAACAAAAAAGAATCTTTTGATAACCAATTCCACCAAGTTCAAAGAGGACATTCTCAGACAGGACTCAGATTTATATATGGTAAGCTTAGATATTGAATCCTTGTTTACTAACGTCCCGGTAGGAGAAACTATTGATATAATATtagacaaactttttcctgatcaagatgcaatctttaataattttagtagagcgttttttaaacacttttagaactggccgtgctggacacacCCTTTGTTCtcaatggcattttatataagcaggctgaagggatggccatgggatcaccattgggtccaatttttgctaacatctttatgtgctccctggaggagcgtataatggatgaatgtcccattaggttccttcccctattttatcggatattcgttgacgacacgttcgccttgtttcgttatgaatgccttgcagagtcctttatggagttcgtcaaccgacaacatccaaacataaggtttactatggagaaagaggtaaataacagacttcccttccttgatcttattgtttccagagatgactcaggcttttacacaggtgtgtatagaaaaaacacatttacttgtttgggaatgaatttttatagttcgtgtttctttgattttaaacagaactctattttaaccctcctccatagagcttatactcactcatcaaactggatgagctttcacgacgaaatatcctttctggtgagatattttaataataattgttttccttcacgactttttttcagatctctaaacaaactgctaacagagaaaatggtgcattcaacacctgtatctactgtaccgagactgaagatgtttgcaagtttccctttcttgcatgataataccttcaggagaacatgcacatccattattcaaaagatgtttccggctgtggacttgaaaattatccccaaaaatcccttaactattggatagctgtttagagtcaaagcccgactcagtcctctgctttcgtccagcgtgtatataaatatacttgcccgagatgtgatcacgggacatacgtgggatgcacgaggaggctgttgaaggatcgaattgattcccacaggggcataagccatagaacaggtagtaggttatctaatccagaacaatccaatatacgtaatcactcaaaaacatgtaaaacatatattgacagcaaggatttttctatcttgagccaactgcggaacaacaacaacctgacaattttagaatctataattatcaaaaagactgtaccgtcgttaaatacccaaacgtcctctgtaaaattgttcatagcctagtttgggcagctggtttgcctcactgtatttttacctatgttGTGttagtcttcctctttcttttgtataggtaggtgtttctgaaattttagtgaagtcctgtacttttaatttgtttgactttggaggtgctgttgaattttaacttttaactttttactttttactttttactttttactttttactttttctttttactttattgagagctgttgccatgacatttttaatataaattaaattaaattaattattaatgttcgtaaacttatatatatttttagccttgaaaatgcgacttggaatttgtcgcgaaacgtcggcattaaaataaactgttgaaagatgaggatgcctttcccgaCTACTTCCTccgggatatatcttctttgagctccagctccagcccttatgtgtgatatatatatatatatatatatatatatatatatatatatatatatatatatatatatacatatatatgtatatatgtatatatatatatatatatatatatatatatatatatatatatatatatatatatatatatatatatatatatacctatatatatgtgtgtgtgtgtgtgtgggtgcataatgtatgtatgtgtgtgtgtatatatatatatatatatatatatatatatatatatatatatatatatatatatatatatatatatatacatgtgtgtgtgtggtgtgtgtgtgtgtgtgtgtgttgtgtgggtgcataatgtatgtatgtgtgtgtatatatatatatatatatatatatatatatatatattatatatatatatatatatatatatctacatagatatagaaggagagagagatatatgagatataggcGAGAGAgtatctatagagatatagaaagagagatagagagagctatAACATAGATATAcgatatttatagaatatatatgatagatatatacctatagtatatatctatatatatatattatatatatatatatatatatatagatatagagagcaagcatatagatatatatcatatctatagaagatattctatattttagtatatatagatattatatattattattagataatagatatagatattatatataatttatatatatatattctgagtaTCTATcgttatatataatgtgatagtagatataatatagatatataatgatatatatatatattatatatatatataataatataattaattaccgagtaagatatatatatatatatataatatatatatatactatatatatattatagatatgaatatataatatatatatatatatatagatatataattctatagatatataatatatattatatatatatattatatactaatatatatacatatatatatatatatatatgtatatcatatattagatagatatctatatatatatcgatcttataaatatatatatatatatatatataatatatatatatatatatatatagatatatatatatctactatatatatcttatctattcaTTCagctatatctattatattatctatctcctatctaataatatatctatctaatatctatcttatatataatggataatatatatatatatatattatatatatatatctatatatatattatatttaggaataatctatatctatagatatatatatatatatatatatattatatatattataatatatatatatatatctaatctatttctttatatatgtatatatatataagatatattattatataatatataatatatatatatcctatcgtatatatattattatataaattactataatatatatattatatatatataatatatatctaatgactagttctttggaagcttgaatttcaagtcaatggacgtTTGGGActagttcatcttctgaatataatagtaatgcgagtaataataatagcaatactgTAAACTGTCAGGTTTTCTAAGGACACTAAATTAGTATGTTTACAACTTTATGAAGTTTGGCCTGTAAAGTCGAGTACTGGGGAACTTTCGGgcattcattattgttattattattattattgttattattattattattattatattattattattattattattattattattattattattattattattattattatccatcgCATTTCCAATCAATTATAGGAATTTTAAATTGCCTATTCCAAAGtaacatttatgaaataaaattagaaCTTTAAATGTTTGCATTCAtcagtattaaaattaaaattcattctAAACTAAAAACACAGTAAAATTGCAACAAGGAACAAGATGTATTCATTTCAAATGTTAATGTGGAAACCTTTAATTTAGCCGCGAATTCAGTTCACAGGGCATCAAGATTCTTATCATTTCACCCCATTTGAATCTCTAGTTTTTCAATGACCTTATGATCACCTAATTTGTCTCTCTTGTTACAAGAGTTGGTCACCCTGAATTTCAATCGtaatttcttatatgaagatTCAATGTATCCTCATTGATTTATTGCTGATTATTTGTTTCGTCAAATTTTGTCAAAAGTTTTTCACGACGGGAGTTTAATTAAAGTAAGAACAATACAGTttgattgactctctctctctctctctctctctctctctctctctctctctctctctctctcgtttccttctgcagtactttttatTGCATATCAAACACGTCATCATTTTTAGTTATAGCGTTTCCCAAGTATTACACTCACCACTTTGATCCCAGTTTCGCtagaattttactctctctctctctctctctctctctctctctctctctctctctctctctctctctctcccttctggaTTTTCTACACCTTATCAGATACGTTGTTATTTTAACTTACGGCATTTTCCATTTATAATACCACTTTGATCCCAATTTTGTTCGAATTTTGCTTTCATCAAAAGAGTAAAGAACAATTTGTGTAATGTAATCACAAAACGATAATAAAACTCAAGAgcataggtacacacacacacacacacacacacacacacacacggacacacacacgcgAAAAAGCAAGATCCCGAAGCCATCAAAACTTCGACCACTCAGCCATCAGCGAGCAGAATGGTTTATAACCCGAAATCAAATTAAGCTGATGTATCCCTGGGGGAACTGGCCCCTCCCTTTGGCCCGGGAAAATGGACTCCCACTAATGGCCCGATTTAATTTAACTGCCGTGTTCTCATCCCTGCTCGAAAGCAATCAACAGTTCCAAAACACAAGCAGCAGTATAGACTCTCAATGTAGACTCAGTATAgaacccccacccaaccccccagccccttctctcctcccccccccccccccgcccccctttacGACTGCAATTCCCCTTAATCGAGTCTAGTCCTCACTCTCATGAGATTAGCACGTTCGCTCAGAAACCGTCatctcagttttttatttttatttatttattttttttttttttttaatcctcgagtctctctctctctctctctctctctctctctctctctctttgaagttgTTTCTGTCTTGGTGTGAAGGAAACATCCGATACATTTATTCAAatgaggtttctctctctctctctctctctctctgcttgcgaTTGCTAGATCagattgcttgagagagagagagagaaaaagagagagaggatgagagagattcCTTTCTTCACGTTGATTGTTCCTCCCACTGTGTTTTTCTGAAGATTAGCTtcgtcatttattattatttattattattattattattattattattattattattattattattattattatttattttctatcacagtcatcctatttgactgggtggtttttataatgtggggttccgtgttgcatcctgcctccttaggagtccatcacttttctcactatgtttcTAGTgccacactcttctgcgtgagtcctggagctgcttcgacatctagtttttccaggttccttttcagcgatctagggatcgtgccaggtgttcctacgattatgggaacgatttccactggcatatctcaagcccttcttatttctattttcaggttttgatacttatccattttttcctgggggaggactgaaactgaagactttaattttgactttatgaatatgtatagctatatatttatatgcatgtatatatgtatatatattcacacatacacacacacgcacacacacacacacatatatatataatatatatatatatatatatatatatatatatatatatatatatatatatatatatatatatatatataatatataacatatactatatatgtatataatatatatatatatatatatatccatatatgtatatatatatgatttatattatatataatatatatatatatatatatatatatatatatatatatatatatagtatacatactgtaatatatatatatatatattatatattggtatatatatgtaaatatatatatatatatttatatatatatatttataaaaaaaatatatgtattacatctatgtatatatatatatatattatatatatatatatatatatatatatataatgcaattgtaatagccacaatgctctcttaacttcttaaattctttactctttttggatacgcttgtcactaaaaagcctgaagatccaagttcaaagaaatttgaagaagaaattgtgatgtccggtcctgggaaacgaacgcaggtccggacatcacaatttcttattcaaatttctttcaacttggatcttcaggctttgtagtgaccagcgtatccaaaaaagagcaaagaattcaagaagttaagagagcattggggcaattacaattacatatgatcTGGTAAAAAAGTTGACCAGTGGATTCTACAAATAGTATATAATAGAATAGAttactatagattatataatatgatatatatatatatatatatatatataataagataatagatatatattatatatataattatggtatatatatattatatatatatttatatatatataatatatagaattatatatatatatatatatataaatatgtgtgtgtgtgtgtgtatgtatgtatatatatgtatatatacttatatatgtgtatgaatactAACATCTCTGCACGACAAAGAACAAGCTACAACTTAATAATGCACTGCACGCATCCACTTCACAACTTAATGAAATTGGCCTGCTgaactctctcctcctctctctctctctctctctctctctctctctggggagttGTCGTTCCTCGTGATCACGTTCCCTGCTTACGCTCACCTCGTCTTTGGCGATAAAGGATTCCGGGAAATTTAACTAACTTCCCAGACTCTGAAAGTTTAACTTTCGCGTAATCAAATATTCTGTGGCCTTTCGCTCAACttgccccccctctctctccctctctctctctctctctctctctgtatatatatatatatatatatatatatatatatatatatatatatatatatatatatatatatatatatatatatatataatatatattgttacgatgtcCATATCATGAATAACcataacacatttaaaaaaacagGTTTAATTATGAGAAGGAGAATGACACACAAAAGAACACTTCAAACCACTATATTATTCTTAAATAACAAACACTTGCAGATACGACCGGTATCTAAGAGCTCAGGTAATACTtatggaaaaattaattaataaatataataaaacaaatcttAGCTGACGTTCAAACAAGCCGTTCTAGAGGTCTCCGAATGAATAGGGAGTATTCGAAAACAATCTCTTGAGCGagaggttcttcttcagccaccgaTACGAAGATACGCCTGGAAATCACAATCCAGGAGGGAAGCCACACTCCTGAAATCCCCACATCTAAACAGGCCACACCAACGTAACTCGAGAGGGCAACACTGCTTCTCATACAGCCACAAAAATCAGATGGGAACGGAGTTGACTGCTCCAACTCGACAGCGAAACACCGGATCCAACGAtgtatctttcaaaagtatcagtgaccttccttgaagacagacaccTACTCACTGTCGACCATAACTCTCGTTGCCGCGACATGACCTCCGAAACCTTCGTTTAACAAGCAGTTAAATGGCGTTTGGAAAATTGTCTAAACAATCTCTTTCCTGAACTATTCAAAACcgattatatacttatttatattacaatatgtatattttagggctgttaccttgtataataaggcgccctatgaggttatgttagacttgcgataatcttacgctaagtcggttggtattgcacttccatattcaatggagtgtcttggggt
Coding sequences:
- the LOC135208338 gene encoding uncharacterized protein LOC135208338, coding for MTTQKKILKRLYPDLNNDEKEEKIYKKDKIVLENQEKKKKEKEKEKEKEKKKKKKKKKKKEIDVLTVKIWLSEKHHLRKKEKGERLCWRTKKKKKKKKKKKKKKKKKKKKTAEFLSKAKDRWTGN